Within Halorubrum lacusprofundi ATCC 49239, the genomic segment ATCCGGGCGATCGCCCGCGGAAAGGAGGCCGGCCTGTCGGCCGACGAGATCGAATCGGAGCTGGTGATAACATGAGCCAGGAGATCGCCGTCGTCGGGAGCCCGGAGTTCACGACTGGATTCCGGCTCGCCGGCGTGCGGAAGTTCGAGAACATACCGGACGACGAGAAGGACGAGCGGCTCGACGATGCCGTCGAACGGACCCTCGACGACGAGGGAACCGGCATCATCGTGATGCACACCGACGACCTCGACCATCTCTCGCGGGGGACCCGCGAAGCGGTCGAGGGAAGCATTGAGCCCGTGCTCGTGACGCTCGGCGGATCCGGCGCCGGCAGCGGCGGGCTGCGCGACCAGATCAAACGAGCCATCGGGATCGACCTGATGGAGGAGGACGACTAATATGAGTAAAGCAGAATCCACGGATACCACCGCTGAAAACGGTGTCATCCAAAGCGTGAGCGGTCCGGTCGTGAGCGCCCGCGATCTCGACGCCCGCATGAACGACGTCGTCTACGTCGGCGACGAAGGCCTCATGGGGGAAGTGATCGAGATCGAAGGCGACATCACGACCGTTCAGGTGTACGAGGAAACCTCCGGGGTCGCCCCCGGCGAACCCGTC encodes:
- a CDS encoding V-type ATP synthase subunit F; the encoded protein is MSQEIAVVGSPEFTTGFRLAGVRKFENIPDDEKDERLDDAVERTLDDEGTGIIVMHTDDLDHLSRGTREAVEGSIEPVLVTLGGSGAGSGGLRDQIKRAIGIDLMEEDD